In Calothrix sp. PCC 7507, one DNA window encodes the following:
- a CDS encoding DUF5615 family PIN-like protein: MRFLVDECTGSKVARWLRDRGYEVFSVYDEARGISDDEVLEKALNENWILITNDKDFGDKVFREGSSHRGIVFLRLENERATNKINKLQLLLENYADRLPEQFVVVTENKVRFASP, encoded by the coding sequence ATGCGCTTTTTAGTAGACGAATGTACCGGGTCAAAAGTTGCTCGTTGGTTACGCGATCGGGGTTATGAAGTGTTCTCCGTGTATGACGAAGCGCGGGGTATCAGCGATGACGAGGTTCTAGAAAAAGCATTGAATGAAAATTGGATTTTAATAACCAACGATAAAGATTTTGGTGATAAAGTATTTCGAGAAGGTAGTTCGCACAGAGGTATAGTTTTCTTGCGATTGGAGAACGAAAGAGCTACTAATAAAATCAATAAACTTCAGCTTTTGTTAGAAAATTATGCAGATAGACTGCCCGAACAGTTTGTAGTCGTTACTGAAAATAAAGTAAGATTTGCATCACCATAA
- a CDS encoding DUF433 domain-containing protein, which yields MTNQQLLERIVLNPKVLAGKPTIKGTRLSVEYILNLLAHGASFTEIIEEYEGLTSEDIQACILFASKSLSNTTFMPLLVENT from the coding sequence ATGACAAATCAGCAATTACTAGAACGAATAGTCCTCAACCCAAAAGTCCTAGCAGGAAAACCTACCATTAAAGGAACTCGTTTAAGCGTTGAGTATATTCTTAACCTCCTCGCTCATGGTGCAAGCTTCACAGAAATTATCGAAGAATACGAAGGGCTAACTTCTGAAGATATTCAAGCTTGTATTTTGTTCGCCAGTAAGTCACTATCAAACACCACTTTTATGCCTCTACTAGTGGAAAATACTTAA
- a CDS encoding XisI protein codes for MDKLEKYREYIQQLLTKYGSYKPSYGDVEVEQIFDTVRDHYQLVNVGWENKRRVYGCSIHIDIKNEKIWIQWNGTEINIAEELVLMGVPKQDIVIGFHSPYKRQFTDFAVG; via the coding sequence ATGGATAAGTTAGAAAAATATAGGGAATACATTCAGCAACTTTTGACAAAATATGGTAGTTATAAACCTTCTTATGGCGATGTAGAAGTAGAACAAATATTTGATACTGTACGCGACCATTATCAACTTGTTAATGTAGGCTGGGAAAATAAACGTCGTGTGTATGGTTGTTCAATACACATTGATATCAAAAATGAAAAAATTTGGATTCAGTGGAATGGAACAGAGATAAATATTGCGGAAGAGCTAGTTTTAATGGGAGTTCCAAAACAAGACATTGTTATCGGATTTCATTCACCTTATAAAAGACAGTTTACAGATTTTGCTGTGGGTTAG
- a CDS encoding XisH family protein: MSAKDKFHDIVRLALEKDGWNITNDPLYIDFGQVQMRIDLGAEKLLAAEKEGEKIAVEIKSFLNPSAITDFHLALGQFLNYRTALRKKEPERNLYLAVDAETYNDFFTLPFLQLQIQEFQLKLVVYDTETEEIVRWIS, encoded by the coding sequence ATGTCAGCGAAGGATAAATTTCACGATATTGTGAGATTAGCTTTGGAAAAAGACGGGTGGAATATTACAAACGATCCTCTATATATTGATTTTGGTCAAGTTCAGATGCGTATCGATTTGGGAGCAGAGAAGTTACTTGCAGCAGAAAAAGAAGGTGAAAAAATTGCTGTTGAAATCAAAAGTTTTCTAAATCCATCAGCTATCACTGATTTTCATCTTGCTTTGGGACAATTCCTTAACTATCGTACTGCTCTTAGGAAAAAAGAACCAGAACGTAACCTATATTTAGCAGTTGATGCAGAAACCTATAATGATTTTTTTACGCTTCCGTTTCTACAGCTTCAAATTCAAGAATTTCAATTAAAACTGGTAGTTTACGATACTGAAACTGAGGAGATAGTAAGATGGATAAGTTAG
- a CDS encoding DUF433 domain-containing protein: MKNQQLLERIVLNPKVLAGKPTIKGTRLSVEYILNLLGHGASFTEIIEEYEGLTSEDIQACILFASKSLSNTTFMPLLVENT; this comes from the coding sequence ATGAAAAATCAGCAATTACTAGAACGAATAGTCCTCAACCCAAAAGTCCTAGCAGGAAAACCTACCATCAAAGGAACTCGCTTGAGTGTTGAGTATATTCTTAACCTCCTCGGTCACGGTGCCAGCTTCACAGAAATTATCGAAGAATACGAAGGGCTAACTTCTGAAGATATTCAAGCTTGTATTTTGTTCGCCAGTAAGTCACTATCAAACACCACTTTTATGCCTCTACTAGTGGAAAATACTTAA